A portion of the Salvelinus alpinus chromosome 33, SLU_Salpinus.1, whole genome shotgun sequence genome contains these proteins:
- the bean1 gene encoding protein BEAN1 isoform X3, with the protein MKILGVFLTCGPQRVSSNQSSAHEYPDCRDGGSEASLLVSPLVVAGIVIGLVLFLSCVTIIVGSLRKDSRLRNPHLRASYAPDDFSYGGSIGELRSTCIEEFPPAFDFDSYVETLSQVNVMYPDSPPHYDECVGPGATQIYVPTDDPPPYSLTDPCQRGHQQATYTSLEMEEPSAGAGASWVSASSAAASQYPIGLHELRQQPISSISQSAFPLEEAPPYEVVVSRQNQPIPLMPMDLLKHLSEDSHSPQRARAVAHRIL; encoded by the exons ATGAAAATCCTGGGAGTGTTCCTGACCTGCGGTCCACAGAGAG TGAGCTCGAACCAGAGCAGTGCCCATGAGTACCCAGACTGCCGTGATGGGGGCAGCGAGGCCAGCCTGCTGGTGTCTCCGCTGGTGGTGGCTGGCATCGTCATTGGCCTGGTGCTCTTCCTGTCCTGCGTTACCATCATCGTGGGCAGCCTGCGCAAAGACAGCCGTCTGCGCAACCCCCACCTGCGGGCCAGCTATG CTCCGGATGACTTTTCATATGGCGGCTCCATCGGGGAGCTGAGGTCGACGTGTATCGAGGAGTTCCCTCCAGCGTTTGACTTTGACTCCTACGTGGAGACTCTATCACAAGTCAATGTGATGTATCCAGACTCCCCGCCACA CTATGATGAATGTGTGGGACCAGGTGCGACACAGATATACGTCCCCACAGATGACCCCCCTCCGTACTCCCTCACGGACCCCTGTCAGCGGGGCCACCAGCAGGCCACCTACACCAgcctggagatggaggagccgTCCGCTGGAGCTGGAGCCTCTTGGGTGTCCGCCAGCAGCGCCGCCGCCTCCCAGTACCCAATCGGACTGCATGAGCTCCGGCAGCAGCCAATATCCTCCATCTCCCAGTCAGCGTTCCCCCTGGAGGAGGCGCCCCCATACGAGGTGGTGGTGAGCAGGCAGAACCAGCCCATCCCTCTGATGCCCATGGACCTGCTCAAACACCTCTCGGAGGACAGCCATAGTCCCCAGAGAGCCCGGGCTGTCGCACACAGAATCCTGTAG